From Tachypleus tridentatus isolate NWPU-2018 chromosome 8, ASM421037v1, whole genome shotgun sequence, a single genomic window includes:
- the mRpS7 gene encoding mitochondrial ribosomal protein S7 — MAAYKIGSTIYCISKPYERMILQKFQVRCGRYPAPFIDAVPKKKDLEKLEKEGVMKELAFSPVKAAPNDLSCSLFRESVINHFTNIVMRKGQKKLARQLLEETFVAIKRTQLAKYHASEAESKRNIELSPRNIFHHAVENCKPIIILTPIKRGGVIYQVPVPVTPKQSTFIAMKWLIEAGKNKERTVHFPEQLSKEILDAFHNKGRVVKRKQDLHKQCEANKAFAHYRWS; from the coding sequence ATGGCGGCCTATAAGATAGGTTCAACGATTTATTGCATTAGTAAACCGTATGAACGTATGATTTTACAGAAGTTTCAAGTTCGATGTGGCAGATATCCAGCACCGTTTATTGATGCAGTACCTAAAAAAAAAGACCTCGAAAAGTTGGAAAAGGAAGGTGTTATGAAGGAGTTAGCGTTTTCCCCAGTGAAGGCAGCACCTAATGATTTGTCCTGTTCTTTGTTTCGAGAGTCTGTTATAAATCACTTTACTAATATAGTTATGAGGAAAGGTCAGAAAAAATTGGCTCGACAGCTTTTAGAAGAAACGTTTGTAGCGATAAAGAGAACACAACTTGCGAAGTATCATGCATCCGAAGCAGAAAGTAAACGCAATATAGAATTATCTCCCAGAAACATTTTCCATCATGCAGTAGAAAACTGCAAACCAATTATTATACTGACACCCATCAAGAGAGGAGGTGTGATATACCAGGTGCCTGTCCCCGTGACTCCAAAGCAGTCGACATTTATAGCAATGAAATGGCTTATCGAAGCAGGAAAAAACAAGGAAAGAACAGTTCACTTTCCAGAACAACTGTCTAAAGAGATTTTAGATGCTTTTCATAATAAAGGTCGCGTTGTTAAACGAAAACAAGATCTTCATAAGCAGTGTGAAGCTAATAAAGCTTTTGCTCACTACCGATGGTCTTAA